The nucleotide window AGTTCAGTTCTTAATAGCTTTTTGCTTCTATAGCTCCACTGTAGGTTTGTAGTCTTCATTAGACAGCTGTGCCCTTGCGAAAGGCTGAAAGCCTGAGCGGCACTTTGCAAAAACTAGTATTGAAGCACGAAAGAGAGCCGTCTGGAATTCGGGACCTGACGGTTCCAGTTTGATTTGGAGAATTGGGCCTGGAATACaatgggaaaaaaggaagagcacCACAAGGCAGAAGTGTTCACTGACTAGCCCTTCTTCCTGTATATATGTGAGAAGGCAAAGAAGTGTGTAATAGCACTTTAGAAAATGTTGGTGAAAGTGgcgtagttttgttttttaatgaatccCCTAAAAAAAATCCCTCAGATCTGAAAATTTTAGTTTATCTGAAGTAACTTCTCTCCACCACCCTTGAGTTCTAGGGAAAGtatcagaaatggacaaatttagGAGGGAGCTAGGAAAGGAAGCTAGCTGTTTTTCATGCTTTAATCAATGATATATGATGTTCATCATCTGTTGCAAATAAACCAGAAATTTAAAACTGAGAACTAGGCAAGCATGTTGTCTAGCTTTCTTCGTTTCTATCCCTCACTTAAGAGTAAGAGTCTGTAGGCTGCTTCAGTCCCCACTGTCATTGTCAGGGCATTGTTCTCTTTTAATACTGCTCTTTAACTCTTTGCCACCTTCTCTCCATACTCATTGCTGTTGGTTTCTGCCAGGCTCCAAGACACTCTCCCATCTGTCATGTTCCTTTCCAGTCTGAGCTGCAGAAATCACATGCGAGTTCGTTTGTTTATTTAACAGATACTTATTGAGCCTTTTCTGTGCCTGCCACTACTTTAGGTACTGGACTATTGCACCAAAGTCCCTACCCTCTAGAAATGACATGTGAGTGAGGAAGACAGTAAATAACAGTGTATGTAATATATAAAGCAAGCAGAATGAGGGGAGAGAAGAACAAGTTATAGCTATTTTTACTCCAGCTGCCTACAAGCATAGCTCCACTTTGAATCTTATCCAGAATGCCTCCCTTTCTAATAAATTATGTTTCCTCTCATCCCTCTCCTGTCCTTTGACCTATCCAGCTCTGCTTGACCTCATCTGTAATTGCATTATGATCTGCAGTCCACCAGAAGCACCTTATTTTCAGTCCCCTTGCCTTCCAGTTTGACTTATTTTTCTCCCCCTCTTGAATTCAGTCACCAGCCATTTCACCTATGCTCTCGTGAGTATCCTTGCTGATCTTCATTTATGGAATGGctactgtgtcaggcactgtgctcctagggccttttctttaaaatttctcttcctgACTCTTAAGGTCTCTCCCATtctctatatttatatatgcagTTGCCAGAACAGTGGTTATTCCCCCAACTGTGAAACTTTCATTAGCTTATTGTGTCATGAAAATGTCCTCCAAACACTGGAAGATTGGTGTTTGGGGCCTTCTGAGATGCATACTATCTTTGTTTCTCACTTCCCTTCATAAGCTTTTACTGCATTCAAAGTAGATTCTTTCGTTATCCTCTTATGCTTTTTCATCTCAGTTCTGTCTAGAATTTCTTCCTGTCCAAATTCTACAGAATTTTCAAGACCCAGCTAAAACACCATCTTCATAAAGCCTGCTTTTTGCAACTTCCATCCTGGTTTGTTCCCTCAATGATCTTACACCCTGAACTGACATACATATTCTGCTGTACCTATTCCCGTTAATTCATGGATCCCTTAGGGGCACAGATGGGCAATGTTACTTGAGTCCTACAGTTTAGAAAGTGAAATGAGTCATTGGAGACTTGGCATCTCAAAAGGGTACTTAGCCTTTGATATAGAAGATGCATATCTCACTTACAAAGGGCTTAGTGGCTTCATGATTGAAAGACTTGAGTTATTTGGGGTCCTTGTGGCTTGAAAAAAAGTCACAAACTGAcatttaaaactggaaaaacattAATGATTTGGTGAAAATTCTTTTAATCATCGATAGGTCTGTTAagtgaattttttcaaatttacttctctttttcttaggtAATACGAGGAAATAGTATCATCATGTTAGAAGCCTTGGAACGAGTATAAACGAAGGCTGTGTTCCCCAGAGAAATCAGCTCCTTTCACATGTCCCTGCTCCACAGCACCTGTTTTACTCCAACATAAAAATTGGGTCATGTACATTTTCGTATTgaacttttttgttaaataaacttTTGTAATAGGCGAAAATGCTTTCTCAGATGTTCTGAGCATAGAAAATAGAATATTAGCCCTTATTCTAATTTTTTCTAACATGAACTTATTCCTGCGAGTCTGATTAAATGTGAAACATGGCAAGGATgccttttttccatcttttaacaATAAACAGAGATAAAACACCTGGAAACCTGAGTGGGTTTCTCCTGAAAGAGTAACTGCAATTTTCATAACTTTGATGTACTCTGTTCTTAGTACATCTACATTCCAAGTATAGTACAAGACAAGTAAAACACAGGAAGTAATGATGTAGTTGTTTATTTTGAACGTTAAGTGggaaaaaatttttgaatacCACAGTAGAAATAGAGTTCCAGAGAAAAACATTCCAGTGTATTGTGATTCTTTGTGGAGTACAGAAGGTAGTGATAATGCTGCCTGTAACATACTCATCTTGCTCATAAATTTTACGGTGCACAAACTCAGATGAGAGATATTTTACAGATGGTTGTATCATAAACCTAACCTTAAGAAacttacaggggctggcccagtggtgcagcagttaagcccagggtccaccagttcagatcctgggtgcggacctacacaccatttgtcaagccatgctgtggcaggcatcccacgtataaagtagaggaagatgggcacagatcttagctcagagctaatctttctcaaaaaaaaaaagaaatttaccaAGCAAATACTTAGGCCTGTTCTTTTTGTGATCTGGTTTTTGTGATTATAGGTAAAAAGCATACAAATCATCAATCACTTTAATAAAACTGTAGAAAATGGGGTATACTGCTCGTGGGTATGTGAGGTACTTGTATAAAACAGAACACACTGGATGACTTATAGGCATCTCTAAAATGGTATTTCCTATTTATAGAAAATATGGCAAAAGAACAGTTAGAGGGATAAAACCAACTTAATCACAATAAGCAGAGTTGATATGACttcctatatatttttattcttccattctTCACCATCTCTAAAGAAATCTTCGCTGATGTTTACAGGCTTGCATTTTgtgcagccacacacagctgaattATAAGACTGGTTCTCTAATTGTGGTTCCTAGCCCaggagcatcacctgggaacttaatAGAAATGCACATTTTTGTATACCACTCCAAACCTATTGAAACAAATTCTGAGGGTGAGGCCCAGCCAGCCCTTGGTGATTGTGATACATACCCAAGCTGGAGAACCACTGGAATAGAGCTAGCTTTGTTAGCCCCTGCATAATTTTTACCAGTGTCTCCTACAAAAAGATGAGTAGAGTGGTCTCCTGGACCAGGAAACAGGCTCTGATAGTATTTTTCTTCCAACAAAAAATTACCCTTTAATACTGTAATTGCAAACAATCTAATATGCTAGATATATTGATAACCTGTTTTGCTCTTTGAGGAAGCAATTTCAGATACCCTGTTGGAaaacttagtgtagttttgatgtaACAGCAACATTTTAAATTGATATTCttacaagtaaaatatatatcCCATTGCTAAACAAAGTCTACAAgtgatagaaaataaattatttcattagtATTTACCAATCTTTAACATACACATAACACAGTATGACATTCTCTGTATTGTCTtcattaaaaccacaaaaggaaaaaaacttgaaTGCGTCTTAGGCTTgttaagaataaaattagaaaaaagctCACGCTTTGACAAACAAAATTTAATCCCTGCCTTTACATCAACTCTATCTTGGCAGTTTTATCAGCATATTAATATACACAATTGTAGTAGAGAAGAAATCATTTTAACTAAGAATCAATGTTCTCTTAGACCATTTTGCTAAAGTAGTTACTGCCATAATCTGgtaaaggacttttttttttttaacaggacaCGTTAACTTGGTTGCAGTTACTTTTAGAATTCACAAGTATAAGAACAGTCATTCATGATCGTTGCACAGTGGATGTAGAACTGGTTCTCAAGtttggctgcatattagaatcattCAGCAAGCTTTAAAGTCCTATAGGTGATTCCAACTTGCAGCCAAATTTGAGAACTATGACCTTAAAAGATTTCAGCAATGAATTTCTCACCCAAAATGCTACAGTAGCTTTAGAAGCATTCAGGAGTTTGGGCATATGCTGGATTTGATCAAGCGTAGTGTCATTCTGAATATCCTACTCTATTGTCAAGTGCTCTGGAGTAAACAAAGTTGCCTCTGCTATTAGACTGTCGATGCTTCTTACTATGAAGATTACTACTTGAGTTCTCATTGAGAGAAATCATTCTTTGCAAAATGGATCTGCTTTAATAACGGATTGGGTTTCTTGGGACTTTAAAGGCACTGAAAACCCTTTGAACACATCTTAAACCCCCACATCAGCAATTCTCAACATTAGGAACTTTAAAAAGCTACAATGCTGAGGTCCTCTCCTCCATCCAATAAATCAGAATCTTTGTGAGGATCTACCAGTATTTGTGAAAGCTTCATAAGTGAGGATTTGATGATAGAATGCCAATTCTTTAAATCAATAGCCTGGCTTTTCattttacttgagattttttaTGACATCTTAAGGTTATACCACTAAAACTTCGAAATGTCACCCCTAATAAAACTGAAACAGAATCCAAAGAACATTCTGAAAGTCAAGGCTTCAGGCATGGCAGATTTACTTTGAAAAGGTATCAATTACTAAAGCCAGGCATAACACACCAGCTTCCATAATAGTTTTCACTATCTGAAGATCACATCCAGCCATGAACTGCAAATGAACTAGTCCCCAACTAAAAGATAACGTCTTTAAATTCTTCCTCAAGTGCTCAGCTTAAAATCCTCTAAAGTCTTGTTTAAAATccagggccccacccccagatccACTGATTAACCAGAGAAGCAAGAGAATCTCTTACGATTAACAAACTCCACATGATTCTTAAGATCAGACAAGTTTGGGAAACAATCTTGATGGATATTAAAAGAAGAGTTAAGAAATTTTGGAGATGGCATAAATGCATTATACTTTCCGACTTAATTAGAACTTTGTATTTTCTCTGGGATGACTTCAGTTAAACAATGATAATGGCAAAACATCTGCTTCAAAATCATCTCAGATTGTATTCTTTTTTGCCAATAATATTCCATTCGGAAccaaggcgggggtgggggggagtgaCAATGTTATTTCATAGTTCAGTTTTCAGTTTCTCGTATAAGTCCTCTTGGTCAATCATGTGTGCGTGCTCGTTCCAGCGGTGATAGGCAAGGAGAGCGGCATTGTGGGCTGCAATGGCACTCATCTCCATGGCACTTGCTGCAAACTCTATGCCATTGAGGTAATACAGTCGATCGTGGAGGACGATGGGGGGGCATTTCTCCGGAGGCTTATAGTGAGGATATGCCAGCCACGGCTGCTTCACAGCATAATCGTAGGACAAAAAGAGctttaaaatttgttctttagTAAGAATTTCTTGGGAAAAGATCTTCCAAACATATGTCCCACCTTTTGATGGTTGAGGATTATTTTCTCTTACTGAGGACACAATCCCAATGCTGTTAATGAACAAATCTGAACTATCAGTGGTTAAGATTGTACTGAGATCAAACTCATCTAAGTGTCTAGAGGTAAAAATTGTTGAATTCAATTGCCCCTTAATTAAAGTTGTCACTATATGTTGGTAATATTGATGGAATTCCTCAATTGGAGGATCAAAGTTGAGAAAAGTTATATTGGACATTTTTCGATTCAAGGGAGTAGCCACCAAGACGATGTCATAGAAGTCTGAACGGGTCTCAGATCCAGTTTGGTAGACCACTTCATACATCTTTGTGGGATTTCCTAGAGGAAATAAGGAAGCATACATTTCTTTAGTGTTTCtaatatactatattttataccctctaaaaataattttatacctTCTTAACAGTTTATAATTCTACGGAATTAAAGAAGTTTTATTCCTTTGGGACAGATAACTGTCCCAAATTGAAGCAATTTCCTACTGGGAAAGGAAATCACACCTTGTCAACAAGTataaaatatggaatttttaCTTTCGAGGATGAGATTATTTTTCAAATCCAAAGTGTCACGCCACTGTACTTGAGCACATCTGGGAATAGTTCTACAGGGCACGacatatacaatttaaaattccatCATTTGGAACTGAGTGAGAGATGGCAGAAGAGAGGTTTCTCTGCCTGAGCAATTATTTCCTACAGGGGAAATTAGGAACAATAAAATAGAAGTTCAAACTCACCCATCTGCTTGGTTCTTGTTTTCTCCTCTATGTACATTACTGAGCCATGTATAAGGTTGCCTTTGGAAGCCTCAAGGAGCCGTGAGCAAACAAGTTTATTACCACCTTCTACTGCCCAAAGGCCAGAATCAGCACAGGACATTGACACTGCCCCTGTTGGCAGGAgggaaaaatgtgttttaattctGACTCTCTAAGACGCCCTCTACCCACACTCCCTTTCCATTTAGGTGAGTTCTGCTccaaatgtctccagatattgccaaatggccACTGGGGGCACAATCTCCCCTAAGTGAGAACCATTCAACTAACAAAAGCTAAGGACCCTCTCCCTGTAAAAATGCACATCTACATATCCGCAATTTTGCAAACAATGTCTGAGGTGGCACAGAGAAAGGGAGTCTTCTCCAACTCAAGGCCTAAAGTCAGGAGCCACCATAGCATCAGGTAAGCCCCTCTGTGAACTAGTGTCTATACCTATTCCCAGCCTTGGCTTACCCACAAAACCATTGATGTTCATGCTTTGGCCAAAATTGACCCTCATGACAGGAGCAACCATTTCATTCAGGAATTTCTCAGAGAAGCCTGCTTTCTGCAAGGTTTCAAGAAGTGTTCGGTTAAGCATTCCAAGGAATTCGTCCCCTCCTAGAGAATGTAGTAACTTCTCAACACTACTGAAGGCATAGTCATGAGATTGGTAGCGGTAGATCCTtttgaaaggagagaaatgaccattaaaaatcaaacaagataGGGGCAAGGGCATGCATAAAGAAGGGAAATAGCATCATAAGACTCAAACTGACTTTTATGTTACTTTCTGACGAGTTCCTGCCTATCGCATGTCACCGTCTCCCCCTGGAACCCTGGAAGCCCTAGGCCCTCCctttccctccacctcctctgGAAGTCCACTGTCCTTTGTATACACTCTTCTGCATTAATATGGTCACTGGGAGCACCTTTAAAGAAGTGGGTATGTCTTGTTCTCATTATGTTTTTATCTTCCAGCAGCACttaaacatgtttaaaattaaactttatcgttCCACCAGGCTTGATCCTCTCCATCCATCCCCCCATCCCAACCAAAAATAACAGGTCATTCCTAATATCCTACACATCATCCTCAGTTCATTTAGTTTCAAATTTCAACATTATcacttctcttttctgctttaccCACACAAGAAGGAAACCTTATCACTCTTTCTAACATCTCTCTTGTTACTTCATTCTCATTTCCCTGATCTTAAGTCAGGATTTATATTCAAACCACTAAAATGAATAACTGATCTACCTGcttccagtttcttttctttgaaacataTATGAATCTCCCAGAAGCCCTAAAAAGCCTCTTATTTTGTCATTCATCCACTTACTCCAAAAACATCTTGCTTAGTGATGCTTACTAAAgtcctgacatttaaaaaaaagagagagagagacatggatTTTAGAGCCAAACTCATCAAGTCTAACTCTTTTGCTCTAATTgcagataaaaaaaaacaaaggaaaagtaaaagaactTGTCTAAAAGTCACATACAAGCAGAAGGCTCAAGTACCACTTGCCCCCTCTGCCctcaaccacacacacactcatacccTCGCGAGTACACCTGACCCATTCACTGGTCTCTGAAGATGCTCTGCATAATGCTCCCCAACACTGCACTAGCTCTTCCCTCCAACTGGGAGACACTTCCCGTTCCTAACCACAGAACGGTGACAGCTCCTCCAGAGCCTGAAGCCCACCTCCTCTGCAAAGTCTTCCCCAACTTCCCAGTCCACAGTGACGTTGTCACCTCCAACAGTCCCATACAACTTAGCACCCATACCACTCATTCAGCACTTGATAgtactttgtattatttaatttttagaaaatatcacTTGACATTTCTCTGCACTTTATGGACTTAAAAGAACATCCACACATGGGGCtagtccagtggcacagtggtcaagtgtgcatgttcctcttcagtggccctgggtttgctggtttggatcccggatgcagacatggcaccgcttggcacgccatgctgtggcaggcgtcccacatataaagtagaggaagacaggcatggatgttagctcagggccagtctccctcagcaaaaagaggaggattagcagcagttagctcagggctaatcttcctcaaaggaggaaaaaaaaatccacataaatTAGTAGTGCAGTAATTCGATGCATAATTTTTCAGGTCGCAAGTGatacaaaaatgagaaagacatGGTTCCCTTCCTGGAGCTTACAGTTAGGGACAAGTAATAAGGCACATGCAGAAATAAGTAgatgaaacaaaagaagaaataaaagtgccAAAGAAAAATCCTGATCAGTGATCATGAGAGGAGAGTTTTTACATCAACTTTCTTGTCTCAAAATAagctgtaattttttaaagagcagaGGACAATGTCATATCTATTTTGATATAACCTACTGTCTAACAGCACAGTATTGGTGGTCTACCGGTCCAGATGTGGTGCTCTCACTTCCGGTTCATTTCCTGGTccgggaaccacaccacccatctgtcagtcgtcatactgtgatggctgcaagttgctgtgaggctgaaagctatgccaatggtatttcaaataccagcagggtcacccagagTGGAAGgatttcagcggagcttccagactaagacagactaggaagaaggacatgaccacctacttccaaaaaaactggcgATGAGAACCCTAGGAACAGCAGTGGAGCACTAgctgatacagcgctggaaggtgagaggatggagcaaaaagaccagacagggttctgctctgctgcacacacagtcgctaggagtcagaactgACTCAACGGCAGTGTCAACAACAAAACAGCATAGTGTacaaaatgttgaataaatttttgttgcaaAAATTGGTATCAATGCCAAAACTGGGAAACTAAAATAATTCCTTCTAACCACATCATTTGGCTTCCAGCCCCTAAGAAGTTGGAAAAAGGGTAAAATCAGTgagttttttagaaaaattattacaGTGAATATTCAATAAAATGAAGAGCAATTTTTGGCTAATGGTCAGCATGACAAAATAGTAGCCAATTAAAAAACTTATATATGATAATACAAAAATATTGCTCCTTGCCTCCTCTCGCCCTGAGCCCCAACCCCACTCAAGCAAGCCTCCTAAGTAAAGGCCTCCTATAGGGTGGCATGAGACAATACACACCATATAAACACTGAGCATTGTAACTGTTTCATGGTACTAGCTGCATTAGAATACATATCTATTAAAAAGTTAACATGTGAGTTAACTAGTAGTTTCTGCTAATCAGATTGCTTATacagcctttttcctttttaaactacATTTGTATAACCCTtaacacttatttattcattcattcaacaactatttatggAGCATCAACCTTGACTCAGGCACTGTTGTAGGGGCTAAGGATAAAGAGAtcaacacaaaagagaaaaaaaatccctgccctaACGGAGCTTGAGTTCTAGTTGGGGAAACagctaataaaaaaatacatcaatgCAACTAAATTGTACAGCAGGTtagagaaggataagtattaaggagaaaaataaatcagaaaggaagactgGGAATGCTTGGAGTTGGCAAGGTTGCAACGCTAAGTAAGATGGTCCAAAAAAataagtaggggccggccctgtggctgagtggtcaagttcacacactccgcttaggcagcccagggcttagccagttcaaatcctgggtgcagacatggcaccgctcgtcaagccatgccgaggcagcaccccacatgccacaaccagaaggacccacagctaaaaatacacaactatatactggggtggggggctttgggagaaaaaggaaaaaataaacaaaaaattaaaaactgagtaGAGTGGTCAACAAAGCcacactgagaaggtgacatctgagcaaagACCTGAGAAGGAGGTGAGGATGCAAGCGATTCAGTAGCTGGGGGGGGAATATTCCAGGTAGAGGTAAGAGCAGTGCAAAGGCTTTATGACAGAAGCATGCCTGGTGCATTCACCAACAGTGAGGCCAGTGCAGCTAAAGCAGAGAGACccaggagaacaggaggaggcaCCGgcagaaaaaaacaaggaaggcTAGTGGGTGAGGGATGAAGCACCTCTAGAATGGTGGAGTCAGAACTCAGAAAATCTGCTCCCACATAACAGCAACGAGAACACTGGCAAAAACTGTCAACATCAATGTTTTCAGAACTCTAGAAAGAAACCAAAGACTTGCCAAAATCCCAGgagtatttattcaagaaaaacgtCTGACTCTCAGTAAGAACGAGCCCtgtggcattttaacttaccCTATTCCCATTCCCCTCTTGCCGGCTCCAAGGTAGCCTTGAAAATCAGCAGCCTTGCAACGACAATCACTGTGAAACCAGCAAGCTGGCAGCCACAGGAGGGAATAAGACAGGTCTGGAGCTCCCCAAAACCCCCATCCCCAGAGAAGTCCCACCATTCGACCTATCTGGCAGCTCACTGAAAAGCTCCATCATCAGGgtttgtctttatttgacctgatTTGGAGCTCACTCTGTACAAACAGCCCATCCTGAGGGCATGTGTCAAAAACATCAGTGGCAATTTAACATCACAGCTGCCTGAAGCTGAGATACCAACTGGGGCTCACAAGAGGCTGACcgaaaggctttttttttttcttcttctccccaaagccccccagtacatagttgtatgttctagttgtgagtgcttctggttgtggcatgtgggacgccgcctcagcctggcccgatgagcagtgctaggtctgcgcccaggatctgaaccagtgaaaccctgggcctctggagctcagtgcacgaacttaaccacttggccacagggccaccccCTGACCAAAAGACTTCAAAAAGAAATACTGGGGAATGAAAAACACCAACACATTCTGGAGACCTAGAAGGCCATGCCCAGGACAGACCTGAGAAGGCCTGAATCGGCCATGTCTGGCCAACCTTGAGGCTTTGAGCAGGCAGGAAGTAAAGGCTAATGGAGAGCTGTAAGCCACCTGCCAGAACACTGAAAACACACCCCAGCACACACACTTCACAGCCATAACTGACAAATACAGACCGAACAGAATCAGTCCCAGAAAGTCACTAAACAGacaaacagcaacaataacaaaccCTGAGTTGGGGAGAAATCTGATTTCCCAATTTgccatgtattattattttaaatgtccagTTGCAACAAAAATTATGAGCTACtcagagaaacaagaaagtatagcCCACacacagggaggaaaaaaaaggaatcaacaGAAACTGTCTCTGAGGAAACCAAGACCCTGGACTtgctagacaaagactttaaatcagctattataaataCTTTAATAGAACTAAAGGAAGCTCTGTCTGAAGGACTAAAGCAAGTATGAGAACAATGTCCCACCAAAtatagaatatcaataaagagacagaaa belongs to Equus asinus isolate D_3611 breed Donkey chromosome 6, EquAss-T2T_v2, whole genome shotgun sequence and includes:
- the PCYOX1 gene encoding prenylcysteine oxidase 1; translation: MGLTARELVSSLLGLGLLLCSWGCPGSAERRAPPDKIAIIGAGIGGTSAAYYLRQKFGKDVKIDLFERGEVGGRLATLTVRGQEYEAGGSVIHPLNLHMKRFVKDLGLSTVQSYGGLMGVYNGERLVFEESSWFIINMIKLIWQYGFQSLRMHMWVEDALDKFMRIYRYQSHDYAFSSVEKLLHSLGGDEFLGMLNRTLLETLQKAGFSEKFLNEMVAPVMRVNFGQSMNINGFVGAVSMSCADSGLWAVEGGNKLVCSRLLEASKGNLIHGSVMYIEEKTRTKQMGNPTKMYEVVYQTGSETRSDFYDIVLVATPLNRKMSNITFLNFDPPIEEFHQYYQHIVTTLIKGQLNSTIFTSRHLDEFDLSTILTTDSSDLFINSIGIVSSVRENNPQPSKGGTYVWKIFSQEILTKEQILKLFLSYDYAVKQPWLAYPHYKPPEKCPPIVLHDRLYYLNGIEFAASAMEMSAIAAHNAALLAYHRWNEHAHMIDQEDLYEKLKTEL